The genomic DNA AATTGTGGAGTGCCCGTAACTGAGCTTCACCACCTTTCTGGCAGGATCGGCATGTATGTAGCCCTGATTTCAAATGGGCAGATGGCAACCGAGGTCAATCAGAGGGGCTATGATGTCGTCAGCGAAAGTCGTGGTCGAATCTCAGTCAAGACAACGGCTCAGAACACCTATGTCGGACACTTCAGCTTCAATCCCAATACATTGGATCAAGTGGACTGGATCAGCGCTTTAAAGATCGACGCTGACGAGATGGAAATCCAGCTTCTCTTGGATACCGAGAAGGAAGAAGTTCTCGAACTCATGAGGGAGTCAAAAGGCCAGTATACTTTCCCAATGAGTAAACTAACACCAACGCCAGAAAGCTCAAAGCCAATCAAATACGTCAACGAAGTTCAGCATACAGAATACACTGTACGAGAAGCGGAGACTGGGACATTTGAAATTCTGAAAGGCTCTGAAAGCATCTCGCCGATAAAACCAACTATGAGAATGATCGCCAAAGAGATTGGAGTCGATCTGACCAATACAAATGGGAATACGAAAAACACGCGCCAATTGGGGGCGAGTGTTATTCACGCGTTGCAGGATATTAGTTAAAGAAGTCGTCTGGAGTTAAAGAATTTATGAGTGACAATCAGTGGCTTAAAGACGGGTTAAGTTGGTTCCTTCAATTCATTCCTCAAACAGAATGGGAAACTCGAAAGACTGAAATCCTGAACTATCTTGACGAAGCCCTTTGGAACCCTGATGGACGAACCCGACGAATATCCTATGATACTGATGTCTTTGCCTGGTATTTAGTGCTGGTTGATTTGTATCTCAACCAATCAACAAAGTATGATTTTTTCCAAGGCAGTCGAGTTATCCCATATATTCTTACAATTGGAAAAAACGCTCACCAGCTCGATACAATAACGGGGATTGAAGAAAGGGCTAGCAGGATTGTAAAATGCAAAGTGTAAAGTCCCCTTTCATAGGGCCAGTTAACGGTAGAGACTCCCGACAGTTTTCGGGGGGGTTGCCCAGAGGGCAGGGGGTACCCCCTGCCCTCTGGGCAGCAAAATTTATCGGCGACATATTCCCCAGGGATTCATGAGGACGTCCCTCGTTGTACTCACGGATAAAGTCCTCCGTAATGGCCCGAACTTCGCTCAGGCTGTTGAACACGTACAAATCAAGCACTTCTTCTCTGTAGGTCCGGTTGAACCGCTCGATGTATGAGTTCTGGGTGGGCTTGCCAGGCTGAATGAACTCCAGATTCACGCCATGCGATTCTGCCCAGGCCGCCATGACAGTCCCCGAGAACTCCGGACCATTGTCCATTCGCAACCTTTCGGGATAGCAGCCACGCTCTTCGGCGACCCGATCCAGCACCCTTACCACTCTTCCTGCTGGCATATTGGTATCGATTTCCACGGCCAAGGCCTCACGGTTGTAATCATCTACAGCGTTGAAAGTCCTGAAGACGCGACCGCTGTAAAGGGTGTCCCGCATGAAATCGATCGACCAGCAATGGTTTGGCGCAAGCGGCTGGGCCACTGCCGTCCGAGAGGCTTGCGGAAGCCGCTTCTTGGCCTTGCGCTTCAGGTTCATTTTCAAGAGGCAGTAAACCCTCCAAACCTTCTTGTGGTTCCAGGGCTTGCCCTGCTGTCGAAGGACGTTGAAAAGTTTACTGAAGCCCCATGTAGGCTTTTTCTCGGCCAGTTCAGTCAAGGCTGCGATGACATCGCTATCGTCCCGCGGGTGCGGCTTGTAGGCGTAGTAGCTCCTACTGATGCCCATGGCCGCGCAGGCCTTGCGCGAGCTCAGCTCAAACGCGTTGACCATGTGCGTGACAACTTCCTTGCGTTGAACTGGCCTCAGAGTTTTTTTCGATTACATCCTTGAGCGCCATGTTTTCCAGGCTGAGGTCGGCGAACATCTGCTTGAGCTTACGGTTCTCCGCTTCGAGATCCTTCATCCGTTGGATATCGGATGCCTCCATGCCGCCATACTTTGACTTCCACTTGTAGTACGTGGCGCTGCTCACGCCGTGCTCGCGGCAGACATCGACGACAGTCCGTCCGCCTTCCACTGCCTTCAGGATCTTGACGATCTGGTACTCACTGAACTTCGATTTACGCATACAAAACTCCTGTCCCATTTTGGGCCAGAAGTCTCTACTTGGCAATGGACCTAGTTTACGGGGACTTTACAAAACGACATCTGGCAAAAGCCCTGAGTCAAATACCTAAAGGAGAAATGGGGGCGATACACTTTGGCATAGAAGCCATCGAAGGGGATGAGATTGAACAACTCAGGTTATTAAAAACAAAGGGGCTGTCCTAGCTAACTAGGATTTTCCCCGCTGATTAATCCACTTTTTCAGTTGCTTGAGTAACATTTTATGGTCACCACAATTGAACCGCCACTCACACTCTTTAAGGAACAGGAAAAAACTGTCCCTGGGGATGCCGTTGAACCGGCGGAGGTGGCGCTTGGCTTGGTTCCAAAAGTTCTCAATCCCATTGATGTGGTTTTGCCTGTCCACGAACCTTTCAGAGTGATTGATCCGCACATGGTGGAAGTCCGAGACATCCAGCGCATCATAGCTTCTGAAAGCGTCAGTGTACACGATACTGTCCGGCAAGATCATGCGCTCCATGATGGGGAGAAGTGTCGTGCTCCGGGCGTTTGGGATCATGACCGTATAAACCCGCCCTCCACGCTTCAACAAGCCGAAAACAGGGACTTTCCCTGCAGCACCTCGACCGCGCTTGCCTTTCCTGACTCCTCCGAAATAGCTCTCATCAACTTCAATCTCACCGTCGAATGGCGATGCCTTTTCCATCTCATCGGCAATGATTTTCCTCAGCCGAGTGAAAAACGTGGCCGCCGTGTTCTTGTTGACGTCCACCAGTTGAGCGGCAGCACGTGCCGTTGTGCCGGCAATGAAGTGCTCAATGAGCCTGGCCCGCTTCTGTGGGCTGAGCCTGCTTTTCCTTTCGTACATGATGCCATCCTAAGCCTAAGCGGAGTGCTTAGCTAGGACAGCCCCAAAACAAATAATGAATTACAAAAATTTAATTTTGGAGATAAGAACATCCAATGGCTATACTACCATTTACTATCTCCCATGACCTCTCCTGACGAAAACTGGGCTTTTGAAGAATCAACATCTTCTGTCTGCCACGACCGAGTAACAATCCCTCAGTTAAATCCTTCAGCATTACTGCACTACGAAAGCGTAAACAATGGTTTCCCATGGGAAAACAGATAAAGCTAAGCGCCATCGCATAAACGAGAGGCGAATCACTCTTGTGAGCAAAAATCATTGAGGAGTTGAGAACGACTTCCCATTAATCATCACTATCATCAAACTAAGAAGCCGGTTTACCGACTGTCCAGTCACAGCTCAACACCACACAGAAAACCATCCAGTTTTCACTTAAATCGTCAACACAACCAGCCAGAAAAAGCTGAAAACCTCAGATCAAACCAAGCCTGGAACAACAATGCCAACCATACAGGTTGGCATTTCCGGTTGGCAGACAGCCATAAAGCTTGAAAAAAGGGTTAGCCGGAGCAACCAGCTAACCCTTTGATTTTATTTACCAAAAATAGTCAGCGCGTCCCATCCAACGCGCATCGGAATCATAATCCCAGTTCCATGAGCTTTTCCTCGATGCCCTCAGTGGCCAGACGCGTGGCGGTCACCCATTTGCCGCCGCGATCCATGAACTTGCGCGCGGTGAAGAGGTTCTCGCTTAAGCCCACCTGGGTCTCCTCATAGCGGGCGCGGGTCATGCGCTCGTTCTTGACGTCGATGAGAAAGAAATCAAGGGCCACCGAGGCAGGGGCTTCCACCCCGTTGGGGCCGCCGTCGCGCTCGCGCCAGTAGGTCACCTGCGGGACCAGCAGGGTGTCCGCCTGAATGCACTTGGCCACGCCGAGCCAGTACTTCCAGGCCGATATCTTGGGCAGGCCCGACTCCTCGAAGACCACCACATCCTGACACTGGAGCACGGCGGTGGGCGTGATGAAATCAAAGACCTGATGCCGATGCAGGGCGTCCACCAGGGCCGAATCCAAAGCCTGGAGGGTGCCGTCGGGCACGGGCTTGCCCTCCTCCTCAAGGTAGCCGGCCAGGATCTGCCAGTTGTAGATGGGGTTGCTGAACCCGGCCACGGCCAGCTTGCCTTCGGGCCTGGGCACCGCCGCCGTCCGCTTGGACGTGGCGCAACCCGCCGCCAGGAGCATGGACACACACAATGCCGACACCGCCATGAAAGAGTATACGCGTCGCATCAGTCAAGACTCCCTTTGGTGCTGGAGACGCCCGCGCGTCCGATGCGGACGGCCTGGGCCAGGGCAATGCCCATGGCCTTGAAGGCGGCTTCGAGCAGATGGTGGCCGTTTTGGCCGTATTCATACCTGACGTGCAGGTTCATGCCCGCTTTATAGGCAAAAGACTTGAGAAATTCGCGCCAGATGTCCTTTTCGTCCCCGGCGATGATGTCTGGCAGCAGGGCGTCGTCATAGACGATGTACGGCCTGCCTGAAAGATCGACCACCACCTCTGCCAGCGCCTCGTCCATGGGCACCTTGGCCGAGGCCACGCGGACAATGCCCCGCTTGTCGCCAAGGGCTTCGGACAACGCCTGTCCAAGGCACAGACCGATGTCCTCAAGACTGTGATGGGAGTCGATTTCAAGGTCGCCCTTGCAGGTCAGGTCGAGGTCGAACCCGGCCCAGAAGGCGGCCAGGGTGAGCATGTGGTCGGCAAAGCCGATGCCCGTGTCCACCTCCACCCGGCCCTCGCCCTCAAGGGTCAGGGTCAGGCTGATGTCTGTTTCCTTGGTGGCCCTCTTCACCGTGGCCGTGCGCTTGCCCATGGCGCTCTCCTTGTGTTGCGCGGCGTTCGGAGTCAATCTCCGAGCGCGACTGTATAGCAATTCTCTAGAAAAGAAAACCGGGCAGTTGCGTCGCCTGACGCCCCTGCCCGGATATTCGGCGCTATGCCTTGTCGTGTCCGGATTCCGGCTCGCCCGACGGATTCCCGGCCTCGGCTCCCGCCGTGGTCTCGGCTGCCGCTGCGGCTGCGGCGGCGTCCATCTCGGCCTGGGCAGCCGCCTCGGCAGCGGCCTTGCGGTCCAAATGCCGCTTCTCGTTCTTGCCGAAGAAGTACGTGACCCAGATGCCCACCTCGTACAGGAAGATCAGCGGCCCGGCCATGAGGCACTGGGTGAACGGATCCGGCGGAGTGAGGATGGCGGCCACGACAAAACCGATCAGGATGGCGTACTTGCGTTTCTTGCGCAGCCCATCGGACGAGACCATGCCCATGCGCGCCAGGAAGAAAATGAACAGCGGCAGCTCGAAGACGAAGCCAAACGCGAACAGCAACTTGAGGCAGAAGC from Pseudodesulfovibrio aespoeensis Aspo-2 includes the following:
- a CDS encoding IS1595-like element ISDae1 family transposase; this translates as MYERKSRLSPQKRARLIEHFIAGTTARAAAQLVDVNKNTAATFFTRLRKIIADEMEKASPFDGEIEVDESYFGGVRKGKRGRGAAGKVPVFGLLKRGGRVYTVMIPNARSTTLLPIMERMILPDSIVYTDAFRSYDALDVSDFHHVRINHSERFVDRQNHINGIENFWNQAKRHLRRFNGIPRDSFFLFLKECEWRFNCGDHKMLLKQLKKWINQRGKS
- the hisB gene encoding imidazoleglycerol-phosphate dehydratase HisB, producing the protein MGKRTATVKRATKETDISLTLTLEGEGRVEVDTGIGFADHMLTLAAFWAGFDLDLTCKGDLEIDSHHSLEDIGLCLGQALSEALGDKRGIVRVASAKVPMDEALAEVVVDLSGRPYIVYDDALLPDIIAGDEKDIWREFLKSFAYKAGMNLHVRYEYGQNGHHLLEAAFKAMGIALAQAVRIGRAGVSSTKGSLD